The following proteins are encoded in a genomic region of Vidua macroura isolate BioBank_ID:100142 chromosome 10, ASM2450914v1, whole genome shotgun sequence:
- the WDR33 gene encoding pre-mRNA 3' end processing protein WDR33 isoform X4: MATEIGSPPRFFHMPRFQHQAPRQLFYKRPDFAQQQAMQQLTFDGKRMRKAVNRKTIDYNPSVIKYLENRVWQRDQRDMRAIQPDAGYYNDLVPPIGMLNNPMNAVTTKFVRTSTNKVKCPVFVVRWTPEGRRLVTGASSGEFTLWNGLTFNFETILQAHDSPVRAMTWSHNDMWMLTADHGGYVKYWQSNMNNVKMFQAHKEAIREASFSPTDNKFATCSDDGTVRIWDFLRCHEERILREFLKDYPVFVPEST; encoded by the exons ATGGCCACGGAAATCGGCTCCCCGCCCCGCTTCTTTCACATGCCGCGCTTCCAGCACCAGGCGCCGCGGCAGCTCTTCTACAAGCGGCCCGACTTCGCCCAGCAGCAGGCCATGCAGCAGCTCACCTTCGACGGCAAGCGCATGAGGAAAGCTGTCAACAGAAAGACCATCGACTACAATCCTTCTGTCATCAAATATTTGGAG aatAGAGTGTGGCAGAGAGACCAACGAGACATGCGAGCCATCCAGCCCGATGCAGGATATTACAATGAT TTGGTCCCTCCTATAGGAATGCTGAACAATCCTATGAATGCTGTGACAACAAAATTTGTTCGGACATCTACTAATAAAGTAAAATGCCCCGTGTTTGTTGTCAGG TGGACTCCTGAGGGGAGACGCTTGGTCACTGGTGCATCTAGTGGGGAGTTCACTTTATGGAATGGACTGACTTTCAATTTTGAAACAATATTGCAG GCTCACGACAGCCCTGTAAGGGCTATGACTTGGTCACACAATGATATGTGGATGCTGACAGCAGACCACGGGGGATATGTGAAATACTGGCAGTCCAACATGAACAACGTCAAGATGTTCCAGGCACATAAGGAGGCGATTAGAGAGGCCAG TTTCTCACCCACGGATAATAAATTTGCTACATGCTCTGACGACGGCACTGTTAGAATCTGGGACTTTCTACGTTGCCATGAGGAGAGAATTCTTCGAG
- the WDR33 gene encoding pre-mRNA 3' end processing protein WDR33 isoform X6 has protein sequence MATEIGSPPRFFHMPRFQHQAPRQLFYKRPDFAQQQAMQQLTFDGKRMRKAVNRKTIDYNPSVIKYLENRVWQRDQRDMRAIQPDAGYYNDLVPPIGMLNNPMNAVTTKFVRTSTNKVKCPVFVVRWTPEGRRLVTGASSGEFTLWNGLTFNFETILQAHDSPVRAMTWSHNDMWMLTADHGGYVKYWQSNMNNVKMFQAHKEAIREASFSPTDNKFATCSDDGTVRIWDFLRCHEERILRGLRTHLQ, from the exons ATGGCCACGGAAATCGGCTCCCCGCCCCGCTTCTTTCACATGCCGCGCTTCCAGCACCAGGCGCCGCGGCAGCTCTTCTACAAGCGGCCCGACTTCGCCCAGCAGCAGGCCATGCAGCAGCTCACCTTCGACGGCAAGCGCATGAGGAAAGCTGTCAACAGAAAGACCATCGACTACAATCCTTCTGTCATCAAATATTTGGAG aatAGAGTGTGGCAGAGAGACCAACGAGACATGCGAGCCATCCAGCCCGATGCAGGATATTACAATGAT TTGGTCCCTCCTATAGGAATGCTGAACAATCCTATGAATGCTGTGACAACAAAATTTGTTCGGACATCTACTAATAAAGTAAAATGCCCCGTGTTTGTTGTCAGG TGGACTCCTGAGGGGAGACGCTTGGTCACTGGTGCATCTAGTGGGGAGTTCACTTTATGGAATGGACTGACTTTCAATTTTGAAACAATATTGCAG GCTCACGACAGCCCTGTAAGGGCTATGACTTGGTCACACAATGATATGTGGATGCTGACAGCAGACCACGGGGGATATGTGAAATACTGGCAGTCCAACATGAACAACGTCAAGATGTTCCAGGCACATAAGGAGGCGATTAGAGAGGCCAG TTTCTCACCCACGGATAATAAATTTGCTACATGCTCTGACGACGGCACTGTTAGAATCTGGGACTTTCTACGTTGCCATGAGGAGAGAATTCTTCGAG
- the WDR33 gene encoding pre-mRNA 3' end processing protein WDR33 isoform X3, with amino-acid sequence MATEIGSPPRFFHMPRFQHQAPRQLFYKRPDFAQQQAMQQLTFDGKRMRKAVNRKTIDYNPSVIKYLENRVWQRDQRDMRAIQPDAGYYNDLVPPIGMLNNPMNAVTTKFVRTSTNKVKCPVFVVRWTPEGRRLVTGASSGEFTLWNGLTFNFETILQAHDSPVRAMTWSHNDMWMLTADHGGYVKYWQSNMNNVKMFQAHKEAIREASFSPTDNKFATCSDDGTVRIWDFLRCHEERILRGLIAQNPCSCILFIR; translated from the exons ATGGCCACGGAAATCGGCTCCCCGCCCCGCTTCTTTCACATGCCGCGCTTCCAGCACCAGGCGCCGCGGCAGCTCTTCTACAAGCGGCCCGACTTCGCCCAGCAGCAGGCCATGCAGCAGCTCACCTTCGACGGCAAGCGCATGAGGAAAGCTGTCAACAGAAAGACCATCGACTACAATCCTTCTGTCATCAAATATTTGGAG aatAGAGTGTGGCAGAGAGACCAACGAGACATGCGAGCCATCCAGCCCGATGCAGGATATTACAATGAT TTGGTCCCTCCTATAGGAATGCTGAACAATCCTATGAATGCTGTGACAACAAAATTTGTTCGGACATCTACTAATAAAGTAAAATGCCCCGTGTTTGTTGTCAGG TGGACTCCTGAGGGGAGACGCTTGGTCACTGGTGCATCTAGTGGGGAGTTCACTTTATGGAATGGACTGACTTTCAATTTTGAAACAATATTGCAG GCTCACGACAGCCCTGTAAGGGCTATGACTTGGTCACACAATGATATGTGGATGCTGACAGCAGACCACGGGGGATATGTGAAATACTGGCAGTCCAACATGAACAACGTCAAGATGTTCCAGGCACATAAGGAGGCGATTAGAGAGGCCAG TTTCTCACCCACGGATAATAAATTTGCTACATGCTCTGACGACGGCACTGTTAGAATCTGGGACTTTCTACGTTGCCATGAGGAGAGAATTCTTCGAG
- the WDR33 gene encoding pre-mRNA 3' end processing protein WDR33 isoform X2, producing the protein MATEIGSPPRFFHMPRFQHQAPRQLFYKRPDFAQQQAMQQLTFDGKRMRKAVNRKTIDYNPSVIKYLENRVWQRDQRDMRAIQPDAGYYNDLVPPIGMLNNPMNAVTTKFVRTSTNKVKCPVFVVRWTPEGRRLVTGASSGEFTLWNGLTFNFETILQAHDSPVRAMTWSHNDMWMLTADHGGYVKYWQSNMNNVKMFQAHKEAIREASFSPTDNKFATCSDDGTVRIWDFLRCHEERILRGLIAQNPCCLKIGPFCLR; encoded by the exons ATGGCCACGGAAATCGGCTCCCCGCCCCGCTTCTTTCACATGCCGCGCTTCCAGCACCAGGCGCCGCGGCAGCTCTTCTACAAGCGGCCCGACTTCGCCCAGCAGCAGGCCATGCAGCAGCTCACCTTCGACGGCAAGCGCATGAGGAAAGCTGTCAACAGAAAGACCATCGACTACAATCCTTCTGTCATCAAATATTTGGAG aatAGAGTGTGGCAGAGAGACCAACGAGACATGCGAGCCATCCAGCCCGATGCAGGATATTACAATGAT TTGGTCCCTCCTATAGGAATGCTGAACAATCCTATGAATGCTGTGACAACAAAATTTGTTCGGACATCTACTAATAAAGTAAAATGCCCCGTGTTTGTTGTCAGG TGGACTCCTGAGGGGAGACGCTTGGTCACTGGTGCATCTAGTGGGGAGTTCACTTTATGGAATGGACTGACTTTCAATTTTGAAACAATATTGCAG GCTCACGACAGCCCTGTAAGGGCTATGACTTGGTCACACAATGATATGTGGATGCTGACAGCAGACCACGGGGGATATGTGAAATACTGGCAGTCCAACATGAACAACGTCAAGATGTTCCAGGCACATAAGGAGGCGATTAGAGAGGCCAG TTTCTCACCCACGGATAATAAATTTGCTACATGCTCTGACGACGGCACTGTTAGAATCTGGGACTTTCTACGTTGCCATGAGGAGAGAATTCTTCGAG
- the WDR33 gene encoding pre-mRNA 3' end processing protein WDR33 isoform X5, producing MATEIGSPPRFFHMPRFQHQAPRQLFYKRPDFAQQQAMQQLTFDGKRMRKAVNRKTIDYNPSVIKYLENRVWQRDQRDMRAIQPDAGYYNDLVPPIGMLNNPMNAVTTKFVRTSTNKVKCPVFVVRWTPEGRRLVTGASSGEFTLWNGLTFNFETILQAHDSPVRAMTWSHNDMWMLTADHGGYVKYWQSNMNNVKMFQAHKEAIREASFSPTDNKFATCSDDGTVRIWDFLRCHEERILRDVSKVHNLIRIY from the exons ATGGCCACGGAAATCGGCTCCCCGCCCCGCTTCTTTCACATGCCGCGCTTCCAGCACCAGGCGCCGCGGCAGCTCTTCTACAAGCGGCCCGACTTCGCCCAGCAGCAGGCCATGCAGCAGCTCACCTTCGACGGCAAGCGCATGAGGAAAGCTGTCAACAGAAAGACCATCGACTACAATCCTTCTGTCATCAAATATTTGGAG aatAGAGTGTGGCAGAGAGACCAACGAGACATGCGAGCCATCCAGCCCGATGCAGGATATTACAATGAT TTGGTCCCTCCTATAGGAATGCTGAACAATCCTATGAATGCTGTGACAACAAAATTTGTTCGGACATCTACTAATAAAGTAAAATGCCCCGTGTTTGTTGTCAGG TGGACTCCTGAGGGGAGACGCTTGGTCACTGGTGCATCTAGTGGGGAGTTCACTTTATGGAATGGACTGACTTTCAATTTTGAAACAATATTGCAG GCTCACGACAGCCCTGTAAGGGCTATGACTTGGTCACACAATGATATGTGGATGCTGACAGCAGACCACGGGGGATATGTGAAATACTGGCAGTCCAACATGAACAACGTCAAGATGTTCCAGGCACATAAGGAGGCGATTAGAGAGGCCAG TTTCTCACCCACGGATAATAAATTTGCTACATGCTCTGACGACGGCACTGTTAGAATCTGGGACTTTCTACGTTGCCATGAGGAGAGAATTCTTCGAG ATGTGTCCAAGGTACATAATTTAATAAGAATATATTAA